In Raphanus sativus cultivar WK10039 chromosome 5, ASM80110v3, whole genome shotgun sequence, the following proteins share a genomic window:
- the LOC108862561 gene encoding diaminopimelate epimerase, chloroplastic isoform X2 has protein sequence MEIAATTSVSVAPQPPRPSNAFSRKPHSVSSLPLASFQRKHCVGNDKLRVSASSSLDAVVAAEKISPASLLDKRETGGVLHFVKYHGLGNDFILVDNRDSSEPKITQEQAAKLCDRNFGVGADGVIFAMPGVNGTDYAMRIFNSDGSEPEMCGNGVRCFARFIAKLENLQGKHSFTIHTGAGLIVPEIQDDGQAKVDMGIPVLKAQDVPTKLPGNKGEAVIQAELVVDGVSWNVTCVSMGNPHCITFGTKGGPKLKVDDLNLSEIGPKFEHHEMFPARTNTEFVEVLSRSHLKMRVWERGAGATLACGTGACAMVVAAVLEGRANRKCTVDLPGGPLEIEWKQEDNHIYMTGPAEAVFYGRALL, from the exons ATGGAGATAGCCGCCACTACCTCTGTCTCCGTCGCGCCGCAGCCTCCCCGACCATCGAATGCCTTTTCAAGGAAGCCACATTCCGTCTCTTCTCTTCCATTAGCTTCCTTCCAGAGAAAACACTGCGTTGGGAACGATAAGCTCCGCGTGTCTGCGTCCTCCTCCTTGGACGCCGTCGTCGCCGCCGAGAAAATATCTCCGGCGAGTCTTCTCGACAAGAGAGAAACCGGAGGAGTTCTTCACTTCGTGAAGTATCATGGCCTCGGCAATGACTTCATCTTG GTTGATAACAGAGACTCATCGGAACCTAAGATCACTCAAGAGCAGGCGGCGAAGCTGTGCGATAGAAACTTCGGTGTTGGTGCAGATGGAGTGATTTTCGCAATGCCAGGAGTCAACGGTACTGATTACGCAATGAGGATATTCAACTCAGATGGAAGCGAACCAGAG ATGTGTGGCAATGGAGTTAGATGCTTTGCAAGGTTCATTGCTAAGCTTGAGAACTTGCAGGGGAAACATAG TTTTACAATACATACTGGAGCTGGCCTGATTGTTCCAGAAATTCAAGATGATGGACAG GCTAAGGTAGACATGGGCATACCGGTTCTTAAAGCACAAGATGTGCCCACGAAGTTGCCAGGAAACAAAGGTGAAGCTGTTATTCAAGCAGAGCTAGTTGTTGATGGAGTAAGCTGGAATGTGACATGTGTTAGTATGGGCAATCCTCATTGTATCACATTTGGTACTAAGGGTGGACCG AAACTGAAAGTTGACGATTTGAACTTGTCAGAGATTGGTCCAAAGTTCGAGCATCATGAAATGTTTCCAGCTAGAACTAACACAG AGTTTGTGGAAGTCTTATCACGTTCTCATCTAAAAATGCGTGTCTGGGAGCGTGGAGCAG GAGCGACTTTGGCATGTGGAACTGGAGCTTGCGCTATGGTTGTTGCAGCAGTCCTTGAAGGTCGAGCCAACAGG AAATGCACGGTGGATCTGCCGGGAGGACCATTGGAGATAGAGTGGAAGCAAGAAGACAACCATATCTACATGACGGGTCCTGCAGAAGCTGTCTTCTACGGAAGAGCGCTGCTCTAA
- the LOC108862561 gene encoding diaminopimelate epimerase, chloroplastic isoform X1 encodes MEIAATTSVSVAPQPPRPSNAFSRKPHSVSSLPLASFQRKHCVGNDKLRVSASSSLDAVVAAEKISPASLLDKRETGGVLHFVKYHGLGNDFILVDNRDSSEPKITQEQAAKLCDRNFGVGADGVIFAMPGVNGTDYAMRIFNSDGSEPEMCGNGVRCFARFIAKLENLQGKHSFTIHTGAGLIVPEIQDDGQAKVDMGIPVLKAQDVPTKLPGNKGEAVIQAELVVDGVSWNVTCVSMGNPHCITFGTKGGPNQKLKVDDLNLSEIGPKFEHHEMFPARTNTEFVEVLSRSHLKMRVWERGAGATLACGTGACAMVVAAVLEGRANRKCTVDLPGGPLEIEWKQEDNHIYMTGPAEAVFYGRALL; translated from the exons ATGGAGATAGCCGCCACTACCTCTGTCTCCGTCGCGCCGCAGCCTCCCCGACCATCGAATGCCTTTTCAAGGAAGCCACATTCCGTCTCTTCTCTTCCATTAGCTTCCTTCCAGAGAAAACACTGCGTTGGGAACGATAAGCTCCGCGTGTCTGCGTCCTCCTCCTTGGACGCCGTCGTCGCCGCCGAGAAAATATCTCCGGCGAGTCTTCTCGACAAGAGAGAAACCGGAGGAGTTCTTCACTTCGTGAAGTATCATGGCCTCGGCAATGACTTCATCTTG GTTGATAACAGAGACTCATCGGAACCTAAGATCACTCAAGAGCAGGCGGCGAAGCTGTGCGATAGAAACTTCGGTGTTGGTGCAGATGGAGTGATTTTCGCAATGCCAGGAGTCAACGGTACTGATTACGCAATGAGGATATTCAACTCAGATGGAAGCGAACCAGAG ATGTGTGGCAATGGAGTTAGATGCTTTGCAAGGTTCATTGCTAAGCTTGAGAACTTGCAGGGGAAACATAG TTTTACAATACATACTGGAGCTGGCCTGATTGTTCCAGAAATTCAAGATGATGGACAG GCTAAGGTAGACATGGGCATACCGGTTCTTAAAGCACAAGATGTGCCCACGAAGTTGCCAGGAAACAAAGGTGAAGCTGTTATTCAAGCAGAGCTAGTTGTTGATGGAGTAAGCTGGAATGTGACATGTGTTAGTATGGGCAATCCTCATTGTATCACATTTGGTACTAAGGGTGGACCG AACCAGAAACTGAAAGTTGACGATTTGAACTTGTCAGAGATTGGTCCAAAGTTCGAGCATCATGAAATGTTTCCAGCTAGAACTAACACAG AGTTTGTGGAAGTCTTATCACGTTCTCATCTAAAAATGCGTGTCTGGGAGCGTGGAGCAG GAGCGACTTTGGCATGTGGAACTGGAGCTTGCGCTATGGTTGTTGCAGCAGTCCTTGAAGGTCGAGCCAACAGG AAATGCACGGTGGATCTGCCGGGAGGACCATTGGAGATAGAGTGGAAGCAAGAAGACAACCATATCTACATGACGGGTCCTGCAGAAGCTGTCTTCTACGGAAGAGCGCTGCTCTAA
- the LOC108862560 gene encoding aspartate--tRNA ligase 2, cytoplasmic-like: MSSEPEIPVSKKAAKREAAKLEKLRRRQEQEEEEEEAATASMSLEEENEELSSNYGDLTRNELRSTSDPKAGNWKEAVQGKKRTDVSALEEEMAGSEVLIKGRVYTSRPQSSKVFVILRQSGGSTVQSVAKQPNVSANMIKYIKQLSCESVVEVIGDVVVPTNPVKGTSQEVEIEVRKVYCISRALARLPLRVEDAARSEAEIEKSLESGRPAVRVNQDTRLNNRVLDIRTPANQAIFHISDELEHLFRGKLRSMGFVSIHTPKLIAGSSEGGSAVFRLDYKGQPACLAQSPQLHKQMAICGDLRRVFEVGPVFRAEDSFTHRHLCEFVGLDVEMEIDEHYSEIMDLVDELFVFIFTELNEKCKKLLEAVGKQYPFEPLKFLEKTLRLTFEEGIQMLKEAGVEVDPLGDLNTESERKLGQLVLEKYKTEFYILHRYPTAVRPFYTMPCADNPLYSNSFDVFIRGEEIMSGSQRVHIPEELEKRAGESGIDVKTISTYIDSFRYGAPLHGGFGVGLERVVMLFCALDNIRKASLYPRDSRRLSP, from the exons ATGTCATCGGAGCCTGAGATTCCTGTGAGCAAGAAAGCCGCCAAGAGAGAAGCCGCCAAGCTAGAAAAGTTACGCCGTCGGcaggaacaagaagaagaagaagaagaagcggcaACAGCTTCAATGTCTCTCgaagaagaaaacgaagagCTCTCCAGTAACTACGGCGACTTAACACGTAACGAGTTGCGATCCACGTCGGATCCAAAAGCCGGAAACTGGAAGGAGGCTGTTCAAGGGAAGAAGCGGACGGATGTGAGCGCTTTGGAGGAAGAGATGGCTGGTTCTGAGGTTCTGATCAAAGGCAGAGTTTACACGTCTCGGCCACAGTCTAGCAAAGTGTTTGTGATATTAAGGCAAAGTGGTGGTTCCACTGTTCAGTCCGTAGCCAAGCAACCGAACGTTAGCGCCAACATGATTAAATACATAAAGCAGCTGTCTTGCGAATCGGTTGTCGAGGTTATTGGTGACGTAGTTGTCCCTACGAACCCTGTCAAGGGAACTAGCCAagag GTGGAAATTGAGGTGAGGAAAGTGTACTGCATCAGCAGAGCCTTGGCGAGATTACCACTACGTGTGGAGGATGCTGCTCGAAGTGAAGCTGAGATAGAAAAATCTCTTGAG AGTGGAAGACCAGCTGTTCGTGTCAATCAGGATACACGCTTGAACAATAGAGTTCTTGACATCAGAACACCCGCTAATCAAGCCATCTTCCACATTAGTGACGAACTCGAACAT ctGTTCAGAGGAAAGTTACGATCGATGGGTTTCGTTAGTATCCACACACCGAAACTGATAGCTGGAAGTAGTGAAGGAGGTTCAGCTGTGTTTAGGTTGGACTACAAAGGACAGCCTGCTTGCCTAGCTCAGTCTCCTCAGCTTCACAAGCAAATGGCTATATGCGGTGACTTGCGACGCGTCTTTGAGGTAGGTCCTGTTTTCAGAGCTGAAGACTCGTTCACTCATAGACATCTCTGTGAATTCGTGGGTCTTGATGTGGAGATGGAGATTGATGAACACTATTCTGAG ATAATGGACCTTGTGGACGAGTTGTTTGTGTTTATATTCACTGAGTTGAATGAGAAGTGCAAAAAGTTACTTGAAGCTGTTGGAAAGCAATACCCATTTGAGCCTTTGAAG TTTCTTGAGAAAACATTGAGGTTAACCTTTGAAGAAGGGATTCAGATGCTTAag GAAGCAGGTGTGGAGGTTGATCCTCTTGGCGATCTAAACACTGAATCTGAGAGAAAACTTGGCCAACTTGTATTGGAAAA GTACAAGACTGAGTTTTATATTCTGCATCGGTATCCAACAGCGGTTAGGCCTTTCTACACAATGCCTTGTGCTGATAATCCTCTTTACAGTAACTCCTTTGATGTCTTCATCAGAG GTGAGGAGATCATGTCAGGATCTCAACGTGTACATATCCCAGAAGAGTTGGAGAAACGTGCAGGAGAAAGCGGCATTGATGTCAAGACAATATCCACATACATCGACTCATTCAG gtacGGAGCGCCTCTACACGGTGGATTTGGAGTTGGGCTGGAGAGAGTGGTGATGCTTTTCTGCGCACTGGACAACATCCGAAAAGCATCTCTCTACCCTCGCGACTCTCGCAGGCTTTCACCCTAA
- the LOC108862562 gene encoding putative leucine-rich repeat receptor-like serine/threonine-protein kinase At3g53590, producing the protein MNSKARGSVFLVAVCCLLLHSADSRTDPSEVTALREIKRSLTDPMRNLSNWEKGDPCNSNWTGITCFERSHDDGHLHVRELQLMRLNLSGELAPEVGQLSYLEILNVMWNNITGSIPLEIGRISSLKLLLLNGNKLTGSLPPELGNLRNLNRLQVDENNITGSVPLAFGNMTRIKHLHLNNNTLNGEIPVELSKLNNLAHLILDNNNLTGSLPQELALLPSLTILQMDNNNFDGSEIPEAYGRISRLVRLSLRNCGLQGSIPDLSSIKNLSYLDLSWNKLTGNIPDSKLSNNMTTIELSYNNLNGSIPKSFSELDSLQLLSLENNSLSGSVPTAIWENKSFENNKLQVDLRNNNFSDATGNLRTPDNVTLYLRGNPICKSRSIPSVKQLFQYICGEKKQTSTKSEQTPCNNVSCPYEKVLVSPGLCFCAAPLLIDYRLKSRSFFFFTPFIEHQFMEYITTSLQLEKQQFAIDRVVDENKLRLRMNIKLIPKGKTIFNVSEVIRIRGRFTSWTFPRNDFFGPYELLDFPLEGPYADLLAGESGISTVGWVMIVAASIVAATVISVSATLLYVKKRHGNLHALTRKRVFRSISREIEGVKKFSFIELSDATNGFDSSAVIGRGSYGKVYKGILPNKTVVAIKRGEETSLQSEKEFLNEIDLLSRLHHRNLVSLVGYSSDIGEQMLVYEYMPNGNVRDWLSANARETLSFNMRAQVALGSAKGILYLHAEANPPVIHRDIKTSNILLDSQLHAKVADFGLSRLAPDFGEGDCEPAHVSTVVRGTPGYLDPEYFMTRQLTVKSDVYSFGVVLLELLTGMHPFFEGTHIIREVRMANECGTVQSMADSRMGQSSPEKVMKLAELALWCCEDRPEMRPSMSKVVKELESICQSGKETDVFSETTTLLYTKTSSSSSSSPIPSSFSGSNLDSGFLEAVKPR; encoded by the exons ATGAATTCAAAGGCACGCGGTTCAGTATTCCTGGTGGCAGTTTGTTGTCTTCTCCTTCATTCAGCTGATTCAAGAACTGATCCTTCAGAag TAACTGCTTTACGGGAGATCAAAAGGAGTCTAACTGATCCTATGAGAAATTTAAGCAACTGGGAAAAGGGTGACCCATGTAATTCAAACTGGACTGGCATAACATGCTTCGAGAGATCACATGATGATGGTCACCTTCACGTCCGGGAGCT CCAATTGATGAGGCTGAATTTATCTGGAGAGCTGGCTCCTGAAGTTGGCCAGTTATCGTATCTCGAAATCCT TAATGTGATGTGGAACAACATAACTGGGAGTATTCCTTTGGAGATAGGAAGAATTTCTTCTTTGAAACTCCT ACTGCTGAATGGGAACAAACTCACGGGTAGTTTACCCCCTGAACTTGGTAACCTTCGAAATTTAAACAGGCTTCAAGTAGATGAGAACAACATAACAGGATCAGTTCCACTTGCATTTGGAAACATGACAAGAATAAAACATTT ACACTTAAATAACAACACTTTAAACGGAGAAATTCCAGTGGAGCTATCCAAACTGAACAACCTTGCTCACCt GATACTGGACAATAATAACTTGACTGGGTCTTTGCCGCAAGAGTTAGCTCTACTTCCATCCTTGACCATACT TCAGATGGATAACAACAACTTCGACGGTTCTGAGATTCCAGAAGCTTATGGAAGGATTTCTAGATTAGTAAGATT AAGTTTGAGGAACTGTGGACTACAAGGATCAATTCCTGATTTAAGCAGTATAAAAAATCTTAGCTATTT AGATCTGAGTTGGAACAAGCTCACAGGCAATATACCAGATTCTAAGCTTTCTAACAATATGACAACAAT TGAACTATCTTATAACAACCTCAATGGATCTATACCAAAAAGTTTCTCGGAGCTGGACTCTCTTCAGTTACT TTCACTTGAGAACAACAGTTTATCTGGTTCTGTTCCGACAGCAATATGGGAGAACAAGTCTTTCGAGAATAATAAACTGCAAGT TGATCTCAGGAACAATAACTTCTCTGATGCCACAGGAAACTTGAGAACACCAGACAATGTTACCCTGTA TCTTCGTGGCAACCCAATATGCAAAAGTAGAAGCATTCCCAGCGTTAAACAACTTTTCCAATATATCTGCGGCGAGAAAAAGCAAACATCTACCAAATCAGAACAGACACCATGCAACAATGTGTCATGTCCCTATGAGAAGGTGCTGGTCTCCCCAGGACTCTGCTTTTGTGCAGCGCCTCTTTTGATCGATTATAGGCTAAAGAGccgtagcttcttcttcttcactccaTTTATTGAACACCAATTCATGGAGTATATAACCACGTCCCTCCAGTTGGAAAAACAACAATTTGCAATTGATAGAGTTGTTGATGAGAACAAGCTGCGTCTACGGATGAACATAAAGCTAATTCCCAAAGGCAAAACAATATTTAACGTTAGCGAAGTCATACGTATCAGGGGAAGGTTTACTTCATGGACTTTTCCTCGTAATGACTTTTTTGGACCTTACGAGCTACTAGACTTCCCTCTTGAAGGACCCTATG CTGATTTGCTAGCTGGAGAGAGTGGAATCAGCACGGTTGGATGGGTGATGATAGTTGCAGCCTCTATCGTTGCTGCCACTGTTATTTCAGTGAGCGCAACACTTCTATATGTTAAGAAACGTCATGGGAATCTGCATGCACTCACCAGAAAACGTGTCT TCAGATCAATATCTCGGGAAATCGAAGGGGTGAAGAAGTTCAGTTTTATAGAACTGTCGGATGCAACTAATGGTTTTGATAGTTCTGCAGTGATCGGTAGAGGTAGCTATGGAAAAGTCTACAAAGGCATTTTGCCAAATAAAACTGTAGTTGCCATCAAACGAGGAGAAGAAACTTCTCTGCAGAGCGAGAAAGAGTTTCTGAATGAGATTGATCTCCTTTCCAGGTTACATCACCGGAATCTTGTGTCACTGGTTGGCTACAGTAGTGACATCGGGGAACAA ATGCTGGTATATGAGTATATGCCTAATGGCAATGTGCGTGATTGGCTTTCAG CTAATGCTAGGGAAACATTGAGCTTTAACATGAGGGCACAAGTGGCTTTGGGTTCAGCTAAAGGGATCCTATACCTTCACGCTGAAGCAAATCCACCTGTTATTCACCGCGATATCAAAACCAGCAACATACTCTTGGACTCTCAGCTTCATGCTAAAGTGGCTGATTTTGGATTGTCACGGTTGGCTCCAGATTTTGGTGAGGGAGACTGTGAACCGGCCCATGTATCAACCGTAGTGAGAGGAACACCG GGATATCTGGATCCAGAGTACTTTATGACTCGGCAACTAACGGTGAAGAGCGATGTGTACAGTTTCGGAGTAGTGTTGCTTGAGCTCTTAACTGGAATGCACCCATTCTTTGAGGGTACACATATTATCCGTGAG GTGAGGATGGCAAATGAATGTGGAACGGTTCAGTCAATGGCGGATAGCCGGATGGGACAAAGTTCGCCAGAGAAAGTGATGAAGCTGGCGGAATTGGCGTTATGGTGTTGTGAGGATAGACCAGAGATGAGACCATCCATGTCAAAAGTGGTGAAGGAACTCGAAAGCATCTGCCAATCTGGGAAGGAGACCGATGTGTTCTCAGAAACAACGACGTTACTCTACACCAAAACatcgtcgtcgtcatcatcgTCTCCTATACCTTCATCTTTCTCTGGAAGTAACTTGGACAGTGGCTTTCTAGAAGCTGTAAAACCACGTTGA
- the LOC108862564 gene encoding LOW QUALITY PROTEIN: ras-related protein RABE1a (The sequence of the model RefSeq protein was modified relative to this genomic sequence to represent the inferred CDS: substituted 2 bases at 2 genomic stop codons): protein MAAPPARARADYDYLIKLLLIGDSGVGKSCLLLRFSDGSFTTSFITTIGIDFKIRTIELDGKRIKLQIWDTAGQERFRTITTAYYRGAMGILLVYDVTDESSFNNIRNWIRNIEQHAFXXCQQDSRGNKADMDESKRAVPTAKGQALADEYGIKFFETSAKTNLNVEEVFFSIGKDIKQRLTDTDARAEPHTIRINQSDQGAGKIDEDDSPKKLIDPI from the exons ATGGCTGCTCCTCCTGCTAGAGCTCGCGCTGATTACGATTACCTCATAAAACTTCTCTTGATCGGAGACAGCG GTGTGGGTAAGAGTTGCCTCCTCTTGCGTTTCTCAGATGGCTCCTTTACAACCAGTTTCATTACGACCATTGG GATTGATTTCAAGATACGGACTATTGAACTGGATGGGAAGAGAATTAAGCTGCAAATCTGGGATACTGCTGGACAGGAGCGGTTCCGGACTATCACAACTG CATACTACCGTGGAGCCATGGGCATTTTGCTTGTCTATGATGTCACTGATGAATCATCTTTCAACA ACATCAGGAACTGGATCCGTAATATTGAGCAGCACGCTTTCTGATAATGTCAACAAGATTCTCGTGGGAATAAGGCAGATATGGATGAAAGCAAAagg GCTGTGCCAACAGCTAAGGGCCAAGCTCTTGCAGATGAATACGGAATCAAGTTCTTCGAGACT AGTGCCAAGACTAACTTAAACGTTGAGGAAGTTTTCTTTTCAATTGGTAAAGACATTAAGCAAAGACTCACAGATACGGATGCAAGGGCTGAG CCACACACAATCAGAATCAACCAATCCGACCAGGGTGCAGGGAAAATTGATGAAGATGATTCCCCAAAAAAGCTAATTGACCCAATATAA
- the LOC108857097 gene encoding soluble inorganic pyrophosphatase 4, whose protein sequence is MAPPIEIAATKSYAEKQASLPLLNERILSSMTHRSVAAHPWHDLEIGPEAPIIFNCVVEIGKGSKVKYELDKTTGLIKVDRILYSSVVYPHNYGFIPRTLCEDNDPIDVLVIMQEPVIPGCFLRAKAIGLMPMIDQGEKDDKIIAVCADDPEYRHYNDIKELPPHRLAEIRRFFEDYKKNENKEVAVNDFLPATAAYEAVQHSMDLYADYVMETLRR, encoded by the exons ATGGCGCCACCAATTGAGATTGCTGCTACCAAGAGCTATGCTGAGAAACAGGCTTCACTTCCTCTTCTTAACGAGAGGATACTTTCGTCCATGACCCATAGATCAGTTGCTGCACACCCTTGGCATGATCTTGAGATTG GACCTGAAGCTCCAATAATCTTCAATTGT GTTGTTGAGATAGGAAAAGGAAGCAAGGTGAAGTATGAACTCGACAAAACTACGGGTCTCATCAAG GTTGACCGTATTCTTTACTCATCAGTCGTGTACCCACACAACTATGGGTTCATTCCCCGTACCCTTTGTGAGGACAATGACCCTATCGATGTTCTTGTCATTATGCAG GAACCGGTGATCCCTGGATGCTTTCTCCGGGCCAAAGCTATTGGGCTTATGCCAATGATTGATCAG GGTGAGAAAGACGACAAGATCATTGCTGTCTGCGCTGACGATCCAGAGTATCGCCATTACAATGACATCAAGGAGCTTCCACCCCATCGTCTGGCTGAGATCCGCCGTTTCTTTGAAGACT ATAAGAAAAACGAGAACAAGGAAGTCGCAGTTAACGACTTCCTCCCTGCTACCGCTGCCTACGAAGCAGTTCAGCATTCCAT GGATCTCTATGCCGATTACGTCATGGAAACCTTGAGACGGTGA
- the LOC108856284 gene encoding uncharacterized protein LOC108856284, whose protein sequence is MSSFNGSSNMDNFLLQTLLGRLHIRPPNSSPLLSQSLDDLLLSQSLDNSDGDDDDDGDSRNSLDREEARLEKELIRVIVSGRIDSLKANSGQAVTVNELHICVGFHEDEESDYRVWEWHGQIMLFDEENGYTPEYIYGNYFERLLPKKKEAKQEAEEEEVENLGLRELIDGGGGDDARGRVIHRNINIGSSRA, encoded by the exons ATGAGCTCCTTCAATGGAAGCAGCAACATGGATAACTTTCTACTCCAAACCCTACTCGGACGCCTCCATATTCGTCCCCCTAAttcttctcctctcctctctcaaTCCCTAGACGACCTCCTCCTCTCTCAATCCCTAGACAACAGCGACGGcgatgacgacgacgacggaGATTCTCGGAACAGCCTCGATCGGGAAGAAGCCAGGCTGGAGAAGGAGCTGATCCGCGTCATCGTCTCGGGTCGAATCGATTCTCTGAAGGCGAATTCAGGGCAGGCCGTGACGGTTAACGAGCTCCACATCTGCGTTGGGTTCCATGAGGACGAGGAGTCGGATTATCGTGTGTGGGAGTGGCACGGACAAATCATGCTTTTCGATGAAGAGAATGGGTACACACCTGAGTATATCTACGGTAATTACTTCGAGAGGTTGCTGCCCAAGAAGAAGGAAGCGAAACAGGAggctgaggaggaggaggttgagAATTTGGGTCTGAGAGAGCTGATTGATGGTGGTGGAGGTGATGATGCTCGTGGCAGGGTTATTCACAGGAACATCAACATCGGTTCCTCGAG GGCCTAA
- the LOC108856285 gene encoding histone H2B.8 codes for MAPKAAEKKPAEKKPAEKAPAEKRPKAEKKISKEGGSDKKKKKSKKSVETYKIYIFKVLKQVHPDIGISGKAMGIMNSFINDIFEKLAQESSKLARYNKKPTITSREIQTAVRLVLPGELAKHAVSEGTKAVTKFTST; via the coding sequence ATGGCTCCCAAGGCGGCAGAGAAGAAACCGGCGGAGAAGAAGCCAGCAGAGAAGGCCCCGGCGGAGAAACGACCAAAGGCGGAGAAGAAGATCTCGAAGGAAGGAGGAAgcgacaagaagaagaagaagtcgaaGAAGAGCGTGGAGACGTACAAGATCTACATCTTCAAGGTCCTGAAGCAGGTCCATCCCGACATCGGAATCTCCGGGAAAGCCATGGGGATCATGAACAGTTTCATCAACGACATCTTCGAGAAACTCGCCCAGGAATCTTCGAAGCTCGCGAGGTACAACAAGAAGCCGACGATCACGTCAAGGGAGATCCAGACGGCGGTCAGGCTCGTTTTGCCGGGAGAGCTCGCGAAGCACGCCGTTTCTGAAGGGACTAAGGCGGTTACCAAATTCACAAGCACTTag